CTTTCTGATACCCCCGTTAAGGACACTAAGGGCTCTTGCTCTTGTATAGCAGCATTTAAATCTTTTAAATTTTTAGAATTCAACATCACACCCCCTTTTTAAAATCATATTTCTCTATTAGTAGAAATTCAAGTCAATTTTCTAAAATATCTGAAAACAAATACCCTATGGTGAATTGCATCCTTCACTTAATACAATTGCTCAGTAGCCTTCAACATTGTTATGGATTCTGTATTTATCATTAGAAACATTATTACCAATTATTTATATCATCCCTTACTTTCTAGCATGTTCTTTTAACATATATTCATATATTTAGTTAAGGGACTTCATAACTAATCCAATAAATTAAATCATAGTTTAACAACAAATGATTGAATTTTTACAAAATTATGAATAAAATAATATTTAACTTAACTGGTAGTACCAGTTATACCAGTAAACCTTTTCACTAGAGCTCGGTTATGGAGGATAAGTATGGAACAAGAAACGGTTTTATATATGTCTATTGCTGCAGAATTAGAAAGGCAAATTATTGATGGAACTTATAAAGAGGGGGATAAACTTCCTTCAGAGCGAGAATTAACAGCTATATTTAAAGTAAGTCGAAATGTAATTAGACAAGCAATTACAAAGCTTAGAGAAAAGGGTCTACTTACTGTCAAACCTGGAAAAGGTGCATACATAACGGAGCTCAAAGACTCTATTGTGGATGACTCATTAGTAAAAATTATGAATAAATATAATTACAAGCCAGAAGACCTTTTGGAAGTACGAGAAGAATTGGAAATAATCATCATAAGTAAATCGGTAGAAAAGGCAGAAAAGGTAAATATTGAAGAGCTTAAACAGATAAATAGAATAATAGAAAATAATACAACATCATTTAAAGAATTTTTGGAGCACGACTATAAATTTCATATGGTACTTGCTGAATCTACACAAAATCCAATTTTCCCAATCTTAATTCGATCATTTTTGAATACAACCGATTACTTTTCCTTTTCTGTTTCTATGTTTATTAAAGATTTTACTGATGTACTCAATGTCGTTACTGAACATCATCGAAAATTAATCGAAGCGATAGAAAATAAAGATGAAAAGGCTGCCGTATCAATTATGAGAGCGCATATGAATCTTACGAGAGAAAAGATTGCGATTTTTATAAATAAATTATAATTCCCTAACATTTTTTTGCTGAGAAAGGAGTGTTTTTATGAAAGTAAGTCTATTTGCTACCTGTTTAGTTGATATGTTTCAAAGCAACGTAGGAATAGCAACAGTAGAACTTTTAGAACATTTAGGATGTGAGGTAGATTTTCCTGATTCGCAAGTTTGCTGTGGCCAACCTTCTTTTAACAGCGGCTATGTGAAAGATTCCAAGAAAACAATGAAAAGAATGATTGAATCTTTCGAGCATGCTGAGTATGTAGTTTCCCCTTCTGGTTCATGTGCGAATATGTTTAAGGAATATCCAAAAATATTTAAAGACGATCCGATTTGGGAACCTAAAGCAAAAAGTCTAGCAGATAAAACCTTTGAATTAACTCAATTTATTGTCAACGTTCTTAAAGTGGAGGATGTAAATGCGAGGTTTGAAGGAAAAGCAACCTATCATTGTTCATGCCATATGACAAGAATGTTAGGTGTTACAGAGGCACCTATGAGGCTATTAAGTAACGTTAAAGGTCTTGAATTCGTTGAGCTTCCTGGAAAAGAAAATTGTTGTGGGTTTGGTGGAACATTTTCAGTCAAAATGGCTCAAATTTCAGAACAAATGGTAGACGAAAAAGTTCAAAACATAGAAGAAACCAACGCGGACTTATTAATTGGTGCAGATTCAGGCTGTCTGATGAACATAGGAGGAAGGATTGAAAGGAAAGGAAAACCGATAAAAGTCCTCCATATTGCCGAAATTTTAAACCATCGTTGAATCCACTCAAAGTAGCCAACTGCTTCTTCAAACAGTTTAAGGGGGAAGAAAGATATGCCAATGAAAATAGGCACAAAAAACTTTAATGATAGATTAGATGAAGGAATAAAAAATCCGTTTATGAGATCTGCTGTTTCGCTAGCCCAAGATTCTTTGGGATCTAGAAGGCTAAGTGCCGCTAAAGAGCTTGGTAATTGGGAGGAATGGCGGTCTTTAGGAGAAGAAATCAGGCAGCATGTACTCGAAAACTTAGATTATTATTTATATCAATTAAGCGAAAATGTTTCGAATAAGGGTGGTCATGTTTTTTTTGCACAAACAGCTGCTGAAGCAAATGAGTACATCCTTAATGTGATGAAAAAGAAAAAAGCAAAAAAAATCGTTAAATCGAAATCGATGGTTACTGAAGAAATTGACTTAAATAAAAATTTAGAAGTTGAAGGATATGAAGTGATTGAAACTGATTTAGGTGAGTATATTCTACAATTGGACAATCATGATGCCCCTTCACATATTGTGGGACCAGCAATTCATAAAACGAAAGAACAAGTTCGAGAAGTATTTGCAGAAAAACTAAATTATCAAAAATCAAATAATCCTGATGAATTAGCATTGCATGCCCGGGAAACGTTACGTCAACATTTTTTATCAGCAGATGTAGGTATAACAGGATGTAATTTTGCTGTAGCTGATACTGGCTCCATATGTTTAGTAACAAATGAAGGTAATGCCGACTTAACTACTGCTTTACCTAAAACCCAAATTACGGTGATGGGTATGGAAAGACTTGTACCTTCCTTTGAAGAACTAGATGTTTTGGTCAGTTTACTAACAAGAAGTGCGGTTGGTCAAAAACTTTCAAGCTATATTACGGTTTTTACTGGAACTAAACAAGAACTTGAAGTAGATGGACCAGAAGAATTCCATTTAGTCATTTTGGACAATGGTAGATCAGATATTCTGGGTGGGGAGTTTCAGTCTATACTCCAATGCATACGTTGTGCAGCTTGTGTTAATGTCTGTCCTGTTTATCGACAAATTGGAGGCCATGCATACGGTTCTATATATTCAGGTCCGATTGGTGCAGTATTGTCACCTCTTTTAGGTGGCTATGATGATTACAAGGAACTTCCCTATGCTTCCACATTATGTGGTGCTTGTACGGACGCTTGTCCTGTAAAAATTCCTTTACACGACCTACTACACAAACATCGACAAGTAATTGTTGAAAATGAAGGGAAAGCACCCATTTCAGAAAAGCTATTGATGAAAGCTTTCGGATTAGGTGCGTCATCCCCTGCACTATATAAAATGGGATCCAAGCTTGCTCCAACTGTAATGAAACCTTTTACAAAGGGAGATCACATTTCGAAAGGACCAGGTCCATTAAAAGAATGGACTGAAGTTCGTGAATTTCCAGCACCGAAGAAAGAAAGATTTCGAGATTGGTTTCAAGAGCATTCTAGAAAGGAATGAAATCGATGGAAGGAACAATTTTCAATAGAGATAGCTTCTTAAAAAGAATTTCTAGTCGTTTGTCAAAAAATGATTGGACAAAAGAAATTGAAAAACCAAAATGGAAGTATAATCCCCAAGATAAGACGTTAGAAGATAAAAATGCTGATGATTTGTTAGAAATTTTTAAAGAGCAATGTAAAAATATCCTTACTGATTTAATAGTTACTAATAAATTAGAACTAATGGATTCTATAAAAGCGATTGTTTCAAGCTATGGCGGAGGTCCTATCGTCACATGGAAAGATGACCGATTCACAACATATGGTCTTTCCCAGTTATTTAATGAAAATTTCAAAGAGGAAAATATAGCGGTTTATGAATGGAATCATACATTAAAAGATGAAAATATAAAGTTTGCCGAACAAGCTAACGTCGGCATTATGATTAGTGATATTACACTTGCTGAATCTGGAACTGCCGTACTTTTATATAATAAAGATAGAGGAAGATCCATTAGCTTTCTACCTACTACATCAATTATTATCATTCCTAAAAGTACATTAGTGCCAAGAATGACCCAAGCTGTAAAATTTATTATGGAAAAAATCAAATACGATCAATCCGTCCCGACATGTATAAACTTTATAACAGGCCCAAGCAACTCTGCAGATATTGAAGGAAAGCTTGTCGTAGGAGTACACGGTCCGGTCAAGGTAACCTATGTCGTTGTTGATGATATTTGATTTAAAATGATTTCCAAGAGCAATCTAAAAGAAAAAATTACAATTCAAGCTTAAATGAATTGTAATTTTTTCCTGTCTGTAGTGCCTCTTTTAGAAAAGTTCATTGCCCCCCTAATTAGTAGCATTATTTTTATCTTCCTTATTTTTATTACTTTTCTTATTTTTCGTAAACGGAAGTGTTTTACCATTAATAACAATCCAAATTATAATTGGAGATAAAATATTAAAAGAAAGAATAAAAATTACGATACACCAAATAAGCCACGGTGCATTCAATATATTTACATAAATCCACGAATGATATATATCCATTAAAAAGCCCCCTTATAGAAATTTATTTATATCTTTTACCTATTTCTTCATATCCAAAACTCCTTTAAAAGTTTAACTTCTGAATAATCGTATTATTTTTTGGTAATAAGTGAACTATGTAGCTTTATACAAAAAGGGGGCTTCATAATGTCTTCCTTGGAGGCAGATTTAAAGAAAACATTTTTTAGTGACATAGATGAAAATAAAAAAATAATAGAAAGTATTTTTACAAAAGATATAGACTTCGTTAAACGTGATTTTTCATTTCATGAAGATAAAAATATACCCGCTGTCTGCTTTTATACTGATGGACTTGTAAATACGCAAGTAGTTGAGGAGACAATCAAAGCTTTAACCATTTACAAAGGTAATCTAACCTCTTCTCAAGGACAGCAAAACTCTAATCAAGGAAATCAAAGTGCTAGTCAGGGAATTCAAAGTAGCAATCAATCTAATCAATATTCGCAAGTACTGTTGGTTGATTTTATTAAAAAAAATGTTTTGACTCATGCTTCCGTCGAGATTATTGATAAATTTGAAAAAGCAGTTAATGGAATTTTAGCTGGCGATACAGTTTTTCTTTTTGATGGTTGCAATCAAGGAATGCTTATTCCTTCTAGGGGTTGGGACACTCGTTCCGTTGATGAACCACAAACAGAACAAGTAGTTAGAGGTCCTCGTGATGGCTTTACAGAAAATATCCGAACCAATACCGCGCTTGTTCGGAGAAGAATTCGGGATCCACTTCTTTGTGTAGAAGGGATGCAGATAGGAAAAAAGAGTAAAACAGATATTAATATCGTTTATTTGGAAGGTACAGTTAAAGAAGGGCTTGTTGAAGAAGTAAAAGAACGTCTAAAAAAGATCGAAATAGATGCTGTGCTTGAAAGTGGCTATATAGAAGAACTCATTAAAGATAGTCCTTGGTCTCCTTTTACAACAATGCAAAATACGGAGAGACCAGATAAAGTAGCCGCCGGAATTTTAGAAGGAAGAGTCGCCATCTTTGTTGATAATACTCCCTTTGTATTAATTGTCCCTTCATACTTCTGGGAATTTTTCCAAGCAAGTGATGATTATTATTCAGGATTTCTAGCTGGCTCTTTCTTCCGTGCGATTCGCTTTATCGCCTTTATTATTAGTCTTGTTGTACCATCCATTTATGTGATGCTTATTAGCTTTCATCAGGAAATGATTCCGACCGAACTAGCCTTAACTATTGCTTCAGGGAGAGAAGTAATCCCTTTCCCTATTTTACTTGAAGCTTTAATTATGGAAATTGTTTTTGAGTTAATGCGGGAAGCCGGTCTTCGTATGCCAAAACCAGTTGGACAAGCAGTTAGTATTGTAGGTTCTCTTGTTATTGGACAAGCAGCCGTTCAAGCAGGGATTGTTTCACCTTTTATGGTTATTCTCGTAGCTTTAACTGGAATCGCATCTTTTGCCATTCCTAATTATTCAGCTTCTTTTTCTATTCGTTTAATTCGTTTTCCATTATTAATTGCTTCGGGAACTTTAGGCTTAATGGGCTTTTCAGCTGTATTTACAATTCTTGCTGTTCACGCTCTTTCTATTCGTTCATTTGGTGAGCCTTACCTTGCTCCAGCTACACCTTTTCAACCTACTGACCAAAAGGATATTGTTTTTAGATTTCCATGGTGGAAGATGGATAAACAACCAAAGCTTGCGGAAGGCAGTGAAAAGCGTGAACAGGAAGATTTAATGCCTAAACCGCCAGAAAAATCACCTGAGTCTGAGCAATCTGAAAAGAGTAAAACCCGTACAAGAAGGAGATCTAATGATGAATAATCAGAAGTTCTTTTTTATAATTTCTTCCCTTGTCATTTTATTAGCCGGCTGTACAGGTAAAACTGAAATAAATGATTTAGGTCTTGTTATGGCTGTCGGTCTAGATAAAGGAGAGGAAGAAGGGACAATACAAATTACAGCACAAATTGTCCGACCCGCTGACGCACGGGGGCAAACGGGGGCGCCATCTGGTCAAACTGGCGAGCCAATCTGGTCTACAACTGCAACGGGAGATTCAATCTTTTCTGCAATTCGCCATCTCGGAAGACATTCTTCCCGCCGAATCTATTGGGCACATAACTATATCATCGCTATAAATGAGGAATTAGCAAAAGAAGGAATTTCAGACATTATTGACTTTTTCACAAGAAATCATCAGCTTAGAATGCGAACTTTAGTTGCAGTTACACCGGACCCTGCAAGTGAGCTTGTATCAACCATTACAGGAATCGAAGTTGTACCTGGACAGGCCATTGATGATCTATTCTTATATAATACGATCTCTTCAGCTGCTCCTAGGACAGAAATGCTTGACCTACAAAAGGCATACTTAAGTGAAAGTACCCATCCAGTACTGGCAAGATTATCTCTGAATGAACACGGTATCTCAAATAAAGAACCATCAAATACACCAACTCTGAAACAGGTCGAGTTAGATGGAAATGGTGTCTTTAAAAATGACAAATTGATAGGTACGATCAGCGCAGATGATACGATGGGGCTAATGTTTTTCCTCGAAAACGTAAAGTCCAGTGCAATTGTCACCAATTGTACTGATGACCCTAACGAAACAATAACTGTTGAGATTAAAAGTGAAAAATTTGAGGTTACTCCAACGTATGAGAATAATCAGGTTGGCTTTGATGTCCAGTTTAACACGAATGTTCAACTAGTAGAGGCAGGCTGCCCGTTTTCCATTCAGAATGAACAACAAGTGCAAAAGCTAGAGGAACAGCTGGAAGAATCAATAAAAGGAAAAATCGAAAAAGTCCTACAACTTGCTCAAGAAGAGTTTAAAGTAGATATTTTAGAGCTTGGAAATACCTTTAATAATCGTTATCCAGCTGAATGGAAAGAAATCTCTCAAAATTGGGATTCGGTATTTGCTGAGGCCAAGGTAAATACATCGGTTGATGTCCAAATTACTAGTTCTGCTTTATTATATCGACCTACTCAATCCGGAAAGAAAAATGAGGGTAATCAATGAAGGTTCAAATTACAAATGGTATGCTTATGGCAATCATTATTAATACGGTATACGCTAAAGCCATTGGATTAACCCAAGGCACCATGGCAAGAGAAGTAGGAAGTGATATTTGGATTTCCACAATCATCGCTACATTATTTAGTATTCTAATTGTTTTCATGATTGTGGTAATAATCCGTCGATTTCCTACAGGTGACATGATGGACCAAAGTAAAATATTATTAGGAACATGGTTTAGTAAAATTATTAGTCTAATATTATTTATCTTTTTCCTTGGTGCCTATGGAGCAATTATGATTACTTACGTATATCACTTAATGGACTACTTTTTGCCTGAAGCACCTGTGTATATATTTATTATCATTGCATTCATTGTAGGGTGCTACGGCGCTTTCTTTGGCATTGAAGTAATTGGTAGAATGGCATTAATCGGGGTATTTTCAGTATTAGCCTTAAATATTCTACTGATGCTAGGTTCCCTTTCCATGTTTGATATCCGAGAATTACTTCCTACCTTTCAAAGTGGGGTAACAAATACAGTCTGGGCTAGTAGACATCATGTAGCTGATTGGGCAATGGCAACCATGACCTTGGCAGTGGTTTTGCCTTATGTTAGAAATCCTAAAGAATGGAGCAGATCTAACATAGCTGCTATCCTCTTTGGTGGCGCGTTTGTTGTTATGTGGCCAATTCTTCAAGTCGGTGTTTTAAGTCCGGAAGTTACCGCGCAATATATTGTTTCTTGTATGCAAATGGCCAGAAGTGCGGAAATTGGTCAGTTCATCCATCGTTATGAAATGATTATGATCGCTTTTTTTGCGATTTCTATTCTTACCCAAATAATGATGTGCTTTCTATGTGCATCAACAGCGGTTTCAAAGTTATTTGGCCTTAAGGATTACCGTCATATGATAATTCCAACAGCGCTCGTATTGAGTGGCTATGGGTTTTGGGTTGTGTTCGATCATCAAAGAGCAATGGAAATTCTAGAGACAACATGGGTTGAACTTTCTTTATCAATTGCAATCGGGTTGCCTATTTTATTATTAGTCTTAGGCATTTTTAGGAAGAAGAAATTGAAAAAGGCAAACGATCAAGCAAACCAAGAGGCAGAAAAAAAACAAGACGGTAATCAAACTCAAAAAACTAAGAAAAATCAACAAATTAATACAAATCAAAAGCCAAATGAAGCAAATGGAAATTAAAATATGTATCGGAAAATAATTTTTCTATAAGAAAATAAGGATTACATGTTATGGAATATAACGGTAATCCTTATTTTTATAATTCTATGCTCTTACTTCCTTATACATATCTTTCATATAAACTCTTATGTTAAATAAAACTGTACCATCTGTGAAATGGCAAAAACTAAAATACTCGTTACGATAGCAAATATCACATAGATAACAGGATCAATTACTACATAACCTAAAAGGAATGCAATGATGCCAGCTGATAAAAATAGCAGGATATATATAAACCCAATAGAACAGGAAATTAATCTAATTTTTATAGTACGTTGATCTTCAATAATTTCTTTTGAAGTCCAACCATCTTTTTTACCTTTTATTAATCTCTGAATAGTCGTGTATGCATATAAAAGTGTTATTAATCCCCATATCCACCAAACAGTCGCGCCATTTAGATAAGAAGAAATTGCTACAAAACCAAAAGCCACACACATAAATATATTGAGTAATAATAATGACCAATTAGGTAACCT
Above is a genomic segment from Lysinibacillus sp. PLM2 containing:
- a CDS encoding GntR family transcriptional regulator; protein product: MEQETVLYMSIAAELERQIIDGTYKEGDKLPSERELTAIFKVSRNVIRQAITKLREKGLLTVKPGKGAYITELKDSIVDDSLVKIMNKYNYKPEDLLEVREELEIIIISKSVEKAEKVNIEELKQINRIIENNTTSFKEFLEHDYKFHMVLAESTQNPIFPILIRSFLNTTDYFSFSVSMFIKDFTDVLNVVTEHHRKLIEAIENKDEKAAVSIMRAHMNLTREKIAIFINKL
- the lutA gene encoding lactate utilization protein A, with the translated sequence MKVSLFATCLVDMFQSNVGIATVELLEHLGCEVDFPDSQVCCGQPSFNSGYVKDSKKTMKRMIESFEHAEYVVSPSGSCANMFKEYPKIFKDDPIWEPKAKSLADKTFELTQFIVNVLKVEDVNARFEGKATYHCSCHMTRMLGVTEAPMRLLSNVKGLEFVELPGKENCCGFGGTFSVKMAQISEQMVDEKVQNIEETNADLLIGADSGCLMNIGGRIERKGKPIKVLHIAEILNHR
- the lutB gene encoding lactate utilization protein B, translated to MPMKIGTKNFNDRLDEGIKNPFMRSAVSLAQDSLGSRRLSAAKELGNWEEWRSLGEEIRQHVLENLDYYLYQLSENVSNKGGHVFFAQTAAEANEYILNVMKKKKAKKIVKSKSMVTEEIDLNKNLEVEGYEVIETDLGEYILQLDNHDAPSHIVGPAIHKTKEQVREVFAEKLNYQKSNNPDELALHARETLRQHFLSADVGITGCNFAVADTGSICLVTNEGNADLTTALPKTQITVMGMERLVPSFEELDVLVSLLTRSAVGQKLSSYITVFTGTKQELEVDGPEEFHLVILDNGRSDILGGEFQSILQCIRCAACVNVCPVYRQIGGHAYGSIYSGPIGAVLSPLLGGYDDYKELPYASTLCGACTDACPVKIPLHDLLHKHRQVIVENEGKAPISEKLLMKAFGLGASSPALYKMGSKLAPTVMKPFTKGDHISKGPGPLKEWTEVREFPAPKKERFRDWFQEHSRKE
- the lutC gene encoding lactate utilization protein C yields the protein MEGTIFNRDSFLKRISSRLSKNDWTKEIEKPKWKYNPQDKTLEDKNADDLLEIFKEQCKNILTDLIVTNKLELMDSIKAIVSSYGGGPIVTWKDDRFTTYGLSQLFNENFKEENIAVYEWNHTLKDENIKFAEQANVGIMISDITLAESGTAVLLYNKDRGRSISFLPTTSIIIIPKSTLVPRMTQAVKFIMEKIKYDQSVPTCINFITGPSNSADIEGKLVVGVHGPVKVTYVVVDDI
- a CDS encoding spore germination protein; its protein translation is MSSLEADLKKTFFSDIDENKKIIESIFTKDIDFVKRDFSFHEDKNIPAVCFYTDGLVNTQVVEETIKALTIYKGNLTSSQGQQNSNQGNQSASQGIQSSNQSNQYSQVLLVDFIKKNVLTHASVEIIDKFEKAVNGILAGDTVFLFDGCNQGMLIPSRGWDTRSVDEPQTEQVVRGPRDGFTENIRTNTALVRRRIRDPLLCVEGMQIGKKSKTDINIVYLEGTVKEGLVEEVKERLKKIEIDAVLESGYIEELIKDSPWSPFTTMQNTERPDKVAAGILEGRVAIFVDNTPFVLIVPSYFWEFFQASDDYYSGFLAGSFFRAIRFIAFIISLVVPSIYVMLISFHQEMIPTELALTIASGREVIPFPILLEALIMEIVFELMREAGLRMPKPVGQAVSIVGSLVIGQAAVQAGIVSPFMVILVALTGIASFAIPNYSASFSIRLIRFPLLIASGTLGLMGFSAVFTILAVHALSIRSFGEPYLAPATPFQPTDQKDIVFRFPWWKMDKQPKLAEGSEKREQEDLMPKPPEKSPESEQSEKSKTRTRRRSNDE
- the gerLC gene encoding germination protein yields the protein MNNQKFFFIISSLVILLAGCTGKTEINDLGLVMAVGLDKGEEEGTIQITAQIVRPADARGQTGAPSGQTGEPIWSTTATGDSIFSAIRHLGRHSSRRIYWAHNYIIAINEELAKEGISDIIDFFTRNHQLRMRTLVAVTPDPASELVSTITGIEVVPGQAIDDLFLYNTISSAAPRTEMLDLQKAYLSESTHPVLARLSLNEHGISNKEPSNTPTLKQVELDGNGVFKNDKLIGTISADDTMGLMFFLENVKSSAIVTNCTDDPNETITVEIKSEKFEVTPTYENNQVGFDVQFNTNVQLVEAGCPFSIQNEQQVQKLEEQLEESIKGKIEKVLQLAQEEFKVDILELGNTFNNRYPAEWKEISQNWDSVFAEAKVNTSVDVQITSSALLYRPTQSGKKNEGNQ
- the yndE gene encoding spore germination protein YndE — protein: MKVQITNGMLMAIIINTVYAKAIGLTQGTMAREVGSDIWISTIIATLFSILIVFMIVVIIRRFPTGDMMDQSKILLGTWFSKIISLILFIFFLGAYGAIMITYVYHLMDYFLPEAPVYIFIIIAFIVGCYGAFFGIEVIGRMALIGVFSVLALNILLMLGSLSMFDIRELLPTFQSGVTNTVWASRHHVADWAMATMTLAVVLPYVRNPKEWSRSNIAAILFGGAFVVMWPILQVGVLSPEVTAQYIVSCMQMARSAEIGQFIHRYEMIMIAFFAISILTQIMMCFLCASTAVSKLFGLKDYRHMIIPTALVLSGYGFWVVFDHQRAMEILETTWVELSLSIAIGLPILLLVLGIFRKKKLKKANDQANQEAEKKQDGNQTQKTKKNQQINTNQKPNEANGN